A part of Rhopalosiphum maidis isolate BTI-1 chromosome 3, ASM367621v3, whole genome shotgun sequence genomic DNA contains:
- the LOC113557967 gene encoding COP9 signalosome complex subunit 4-like → MNSVDQVRYDMKQIFELWPSDIQRITKCRILLNSVISTWSTNMVEMLKAIVEFLAKNNVTLFVSRQMFSDLCMKVLPWLPNEQSKLLAHFMRDKMQPREVDFEYHMSIVCHHLSYIYEKEGNWKEAAYLLASIPVESYYRFSIDYELDLYMKIARLFMEAGDPWMAEPFVKKASLTQNLTSNKGLHLSFKVCLARMMDFRFKFIEAAQQYYELSHCLLFKENERLTSLKNTIVCTILSVTGDIRMQLLKSLFKDERSKIFIKLSILEKLRMVRLIKPCEIDHIDTLLLPHQKMKTSYGTSILTEAIAENNIQAIKKIYKNIRIESLGHLLKMEPEIAKLIVGRMISEKRIEALIDHTYGFIRFKSIATMPNELEYSHMKFEPVNIHLNRMSELIPADESKQNTKNGHTDK, encoded by the exons ATGAATTCTGTCGACCAAGTTCGCTATGATATGAAGCAAATTTTTGAGTTGTGGCCATCCGACATTCAACGAATTACAAA GTGCAGAATTTTGTTAAACAGCGTCATTTCAACATGGTCGACCAATATGGTAGAAATGTTGAAAGCAATCGTCGAATTCC TTGCTAAGAATAATGTCACCTTGTTCGTATCCCGACAGATGTTTTCCGATTTATGTATGAAAGTCTTACCATGGTTGCCTAATGAACAGTCGAAACTGTTGGCTCATTTTATGAGAGATAAA ATGCAACCCAGAGAAGTTGATTTTGAATACCACATGTCCATTGTCTGTCACCATTTATCGTACATTTACGAGAAAGAGGGAAATTGGAAGGAAGCAGCATATTTGCTCGCCAGCATCCCAGTGGAATCGTATTACAg attttctaTTGATTATGAATTGGatttatatatgaaaattGCACGCCTGTTCATGGAAGCTGGTGATCCGTGGATGGCAGAGCCTTTCGTAAAAAAAGCTTCATTGACGCAA aatctAACATCAAACAAAGGTCTTCATTTGAGTTTTAAAGTCTGTTTGGCACGAATGATggattttcgttttaaatttatcgagGCTGCACAGCAATATTATGAACTATCgcactgtttattatttaaagagaaTGAACGTTTGACATCATTGAAGAATACGATTGTCTGTACAATTTTATCAGTAACtg GTGATATTCGAATGCAATTGTTGAAATCGTTGTTCAAAGATGAAAgaagtaaaatattcataaaattatcaatccTTGAAAAACTGAGAATGGTTCGTCTTATTAAACCATGCGAAATTGATCACATAGATACATTGTTGTTGCCACATCAGAAGATGAAAACAAGTTatg GTACATCCATATTGACTGAAGCTATAGcagaaaacaatattcaagcaatcaaaaaaatttataaaaatataagaattgaGTCACTTGgtcatttattgaaaatggaACCAGAAATAGCCAAGTTAATAGTAGGAAGAATGATATCTGAAAAACGCATAGAAGCTTTAATTGATCATACATACGgttttataagatttaaaa GTATAGCCACAATGCCAAACGAATTAGAATATTCTCATATGAAATTTGAACCTGTAAACATTCATTTAAATCGTATGAGTGAACTTATTCCAGCAGACGAATCAAAACAGAATACTAAGAATGGTCATACAGATAAATAA
- the LOC113557965 gene encoding putative nuclease HARBI1 codes for MNGYWMSKPNKDQWKNIAERYESLWNLPNCIGSIDGKHIRIEKLPNTGSSNFNYKAYNSIVLLGCCDADGLFTMVETGYAGRNSDGGIFRASAMKYHITHSQLDIPLPSKLPHDTNNCNFPYYFVADEAFPLSKYLMRPYPRRTLNNIKRVFNYRLSRGRKTIECTFGMMTEKFQVLSTAIRCRDVDKINNIVKACCILHNFIRKREGIRYAMRNFEESVDLRNTNNFTTEYSTSNEKTVNDQSSCYDLRDYLSRYFTTPQASLPWQWNNCI; via the coding sequence ATGAATGGATATTGGATGTCGAAACCGAATAAGGATCAATGGAAAAATATTGCAGAACGTTATGAATCTTTGTGGAATCTACCGAATTGTATAGGCAGTATAGATGGTAAACATATTCGAATAGAGAAATTGCCGAATACAGGTTCAAGTAATTTCAACTATAAAGCCTACAATTCGATAGTATTATTGGGATGTTGTGATGCTGATGGCCTTTTTACGATGGTAGAAACCGGATATGCAGGTAGGAACAGTGACGGTGGAATATTTCGAGCTTCAGCAATGAAATATCATATAACTCACTCACAACTTGATATTCCGTTACCTTCAAAGTTACCTCACGATACCAATAACTGTAACTTTCCCTATTATTTTGTGGCAGACGAAGCGTTTCCATTATCGAAATATCTAATGAGACCCTACCCCAGACGGActcttaataacattaaaagagTATTTAATTACCGATTAAGCCGTGGTAGGAAAACGATTGAGTGCACATTTGGTATGATGACGGAAAAATTTCAAGTGCTGAGTACTGCTATTCGTTGTCGTGATgttgataaaatcaataatatcgtAAAAGCATGTTGTATACTCCACAATTTTATCCGTAAAAGGGAAGGTATTCGGTATGCAATGCGAAACTTTGAAGAAAGTGTTGATCTGCGTAACACCAACAACTTCACTACAGAATATTCGACTTCAAATGAGAAAACAGTAAACGATCAATCGTCATGTTATGATTTGAGAGATTATTTATCACGATACTTTACTACTCCACAAGCATCTCTTCCATGGCAAtggaataattgtatataa
- the LOC113557964 gene encoding uncharacterized protein LOC113557964 has protein sequence MDDMYLDVTAEYTDDCKITQIEYHSFLPYSTSALSNNDEVRIALHNTESYTLPCESYIYIEGTITKPTEITEEIRFINNGLSFLFSEMKYEINGTQIQKLVNPGISTTLKGYCSYNKSNIISHHNASWDSDIKNGNKDFIDSGNFNGCINLKDLSSIDMNAVKQFKNNEIVDAPKLKDVKINITKILWRMPIVKVSDREKIRLLKVINNQKPLTCAFRSWELCEYPFLPQNTSHSWKVKTSNNTRYVIIGFQTDRKNSSSKAMSFFDHCKIKNVKVYLNSEIFPYEDFQSDFTKNKMATLYHAYTEFQKSYYGYNDVITVCFNGMPFKMEPLTAYRYIPISYLKIPSKCQTRILLRSNDQHSSKWDQDHKKRANAKPVCHKDPISIKHLLHEIKIVKQIRTNIRQAACHQDPTINRLLQGIVMIKKNKNKRYTSM, from the exons ATGGATGATATGTATTTAGATGTCACGGCTGAATACACCGATGATTGTAAAATAACTCAAATTGAATATCATTCTTTTTTACCTTATTCAACATCTGCCCTCTCCAATAACGATGAAGTACGTATTGCTTTACATAACACAGAGTCTTATACTTTACCATGTGAGAGTTATATTTACATCGAGGGTACAATAACCAAACCTACAGAAATAACTGAAgaaattagatttataaacAATGGACTGTCATTTCTTTTCTCTgaaatgaaatatgaaataaacggtactcaaattcaaaaacttgTTAACCCAGGTATTTCGACTACATTAAAAGGATATTGctcgtataataaatcaaatattatatcgcaTCATAACGCTTCCTGGGatagtgatattaaaaatggtaataaaGATTTTATCGACAGCGGTAATTTTAACGGGTGTATTAATCTTAAAGATTT atcaTCGATCGATATGAATGCtgttaaacagtttaaaaataatgaaatagtaGACGCTCCTAAACTAAAagacgttaaaataaatataacaaaaatattgtggaGAATGCCTATAGTGAAAGTGAGTGATAGAGAAAAAATACGACTGTTGAAAGTAATCAACAATCAGAAACCTCTAACATGTGCGTTTAGATCGTGGGAACTGTGTGAATATCCGTTTTTACCTCAAAACACTTCGCATTCATGGAAAGTAAAGACATCTAACAATACTCGATATGTCATAATCGGTTTTCAAACCGATAGGAAAAATAGCTCGAGTAAAGCAATGTCATTTTTtgatcattgtaaaattaaaaacgtaaagGTCTATTTAAACTCTGAAATATTCCCATATGAAGATTTTCAAAGCGACTTTACTAAGAACAAGATGGCTACATTATATCACGCATATACCGAGTTCCAGAAAtcatattatggttataacGATGTAATAACGGTATGTTTTAATGGTATGCCTTTCAAAATGGAACCGTTAACTGCGTATCGATACATTCCAATTTCTTACTTGAAAATCCCG AGCAAATGCCAAAccagaatattattaagatcTAATGATCAACATTCTTCTAAATGGGATCAAGATCATAAAAAAAGAGCAAACGCCAAACCAGTGTGTCATAAAGACCCAATATCGATCAAGCATCTTCTTCATGAAATCAAGATCGTCAAACAAATACGAACAAACATCAG GCAAGCAGCATGTCATCAAGATCCAACGATCAATCGTCTTCTTCAAGGAATagtgatgataaaaaaaaataagaacaaaCGTTATACCAGTATGTGA